GATAAGAGCGAAGACGGCTTACGGCTCTTCGGCGGCGGGCGAGGTGGTGGTCGATTGCCGGAGGCGTTCCCTGATCTCGTCAAGGACGGGCGAGGTGGCCGGTGAGAGTCGGCGAATCGCGTTCGGCTTTGACTCGTCGGTGCGATCAAAACCGTCCGCTTCCGTCACTTCCAGGATGCGGGCGCCGGCTTGCGGATCGTGCACAGCGTTGAACGTGCCGAAGATCAGGTACGCGGAGGGTTTGGACCATCCTCCCAGCAGGCTGGACGACTGGAGGCTCACGTTGACGCGAAACGCCCCGGCGATGCGCTCGCCGCTACGGTTCTCGGTGCCGACGATGCCGTAAAGGCTCTTGAACCGGTATTGGCTGCCGGACCGCCGGATCAATCCGCGCACCGTTTCAAAGTTTGCCTTATAGTTCTTGCCGATGCCTTGGGACGGTTCGTCGAACGCAAACGAGATATAGAAACTCCGCTGATAACGTTCGCCCAGCAGCGAAAACTCTTCGCCCTTGCCCGCGATCTTGAATTGGCCCTGGTCATCGATCCACCAGTAACACTGATCGCAATGCAGCGTGATGACCTTCGCGTCGGTGGGTTCGACCATGATGGTCGAGGTGTTCTTGCTGACAAAGTGCGAGGTCAACCGGCCGCTGCAGCCGAAGGCGGGCAGCAGTCCGGCCAGCATCACCCACGCCGCAAGACGCGCCGGCTGACGAACGCTCAGCACGTGGGCCGGTCTGGGAAGATGGGCAAACTGCCGGCGAATTCCCGCACTTCCTGAGCGGTCTTGTTCGCCACGGCCTCCCCGTCGTCGGCTCGAAGGATTCGGTCGATCCATTCCGCGATCCGTTTCATGTCCGAGGTTGTCATGCCGCGGGTGGTCGCAGCGGGTGTGCCGATGCGAATGCCCGAAGTCTGGGTCGGCTTGCGGGTGTCGAACGGCACCAGGTTCTTATTGACAATTATACACGCCGCCTCCAGACGCGACTCGGCGTCGGCCCCGGTCAGATCGGGGCAGGTCTCGCGGAGGTCCAGGAGCATCAGGTGGTTCTCGGTGCCGCCGGTGACGAGGCGATAGCCGCGGCTCTTGAGGGCCTCGGCGAGGGCCGCGGCGTTGGCCACGATGCTCCGCTGATATTCCTTGAATGCCGGCGTCATGGCCTCGCCGAACGCGACCGCCTTGGCCGCGATCGCGTGCATGAGCGGACCGCCCTGGATGCCGGGGAAGACCGCCGAGTCGATGGCCTTGGCGTACTCGCCTTTGCACATCGTGAGCCCGCCGCGAGGGCCGCGGAGAGTCTTGTGGGTCGTGCTGGTGACGAAATCGCCGAACGGAACGGGGCTGGGATGCAGCCCGGTGGCGACCAGGCCGGCGATATGGGCGATATCGCACATCAGATACGCCCCGACCTCCCTGGCGATCTGGCCGAAGGCCTCGAAGTCGATCTTGCGCGGATAGGCCGAGTAGCCGCAGATGATCAGCTTCGGGCGGCACTCCTGGGCCTGCTTGCGGATCGCAGCCATGTTGAGCTGCTCGGTCTTGGGGTCCAGACCGTAGTGGACGATTT
The Phycisphaerae bacterium DNA segment above includes these coding regions:
- a CDS encoding serine hydroxymethyltransferase — encoded protein: MCSCSCKRLSATANLGDSAIADPQIREIFARELDRQTGCINLIASENYASRAVLEATGSIFTNKYAEGYSSKRYYGGCKQMDDIETLAIDRAKAIFGVDHANVQPHSGSQANTAVYIAMLQPGDTILSLDLAHGGHLTAGLKVNISGKLYKIVHYGLDPKTEQLNMAAIRKQAQECRPKLIICGYSAYPRKIDFEAFGQIAREVGAYLMCDIAHIAGLVATGLHPSPVPFGDFVTSTTHKTLRGPRGGLTMCKGEYAKAIDSAVFPGIQGGPLMHAIAAKAVAFGEAMTPAFKEYQRSIVANAAALAEALKSRGYRLVTGGTENHLMLLDLRETCPDLTGADAESRLEAACIIVNKNLVPFDTRKPTQTSGIRIGTPAATTRGMTTSDMKRIAEWIDRILRADDGEAVANKTAQEVREFAGSLPIFPDRPTC